From the Exiguobacterium aurantiacum genome, one window contains:
- a CDS encoding L-lactate dehydrogenase, with translation METLNHAKVTRVALVGAGAVGASFAYQLTTASLCEELVIIDINKSKAEGEAMDLNHGVSFASSPMRVWAGDYTDCGAADIVVITAGAPQKPGETRLDLVEKNAKIMKSMIGDIMASGFDGIIIIASNPVDIMTHLAWKYSGLPKHRVFGSGTVLDTSRLRYMLGDYFNVDPRNCHAYIMGEHGDTEFAAWSNARIYGKSVEQLLEENDEYTWEDLEEIYVNVRDAAYHIIERKGATYYAIGLGLLRLVKAVLRNENTLLTVGAHLDGEYGLNDIHIGVPAIINRQGVRQVVEIELSEEEKQKMHHSAEVLLKTMEPVL, from the coding sequence ATGGAAACATTAAATCATGCAAAAGTAACACGGGTCGCGCTCGTCGGGGCCGGAGCGGTCGGTGCCAGCTTTGCGTACCAATTAACGACAGCTAGTCTCTGTGAAGAGCTTGTCATCATCGACATCAACAAATCGAAAGCTGAAGGGGAAGCGATGGACTTGAATCACGGCGTCTCATTCGCCTCTTCACCGATGCGCGTCTGGGCAGGGGACTATACGGACTGTGGTGCAGCAGATATCGTCGTCATCACTGCCGGCGCTCCGCAAAAACCAGGTGAAACGCGTCTCGACCTCGTCGAGAAGAATGCTAAAATCATGAAATCGATGATCGGGGACATCATGGCGTCTGGTTTCGACGGCATCATCATCATCGCATCGAACCCGGTCGACATCATGACCCACTTGGCATGGAAATACTCGGGTCTACCGAAACACCGTGTCTTCGGTTCGGGGACGGTACTCGATACGTCACGACTTCGTTATATGCTCGGCGATTACTTCAACGTCGATCCACGTAACTGCCACGCCTACATCATGGGTGAGCACGGCGACACAGAGTTCGCGGCATGGAGCAACGCTCGTATTTATGGAAAATCGGTCGAACAGTTGCTTGAAGAGAACGACGAGTACACATGGGAAGACCTCGAAGAAATTTACGTCAACGTCCGTGACGCGGCATACCATATCATCGAACGTAAAGGGGCGACCTATTACGCGATCGGTCTCGGCCTGCTCCGTCTCGTCAAAGCCGTGCTTCGCAACGAGAACACGTTGTTGACGGTCGGTGCGCACTTGGACGGCGAATATGGCTTGAATGATATCCACATCGGTGTACCGGCAATCATCAACCGTCAAGGTGTCCGTCAAGTCGTGGAAATCGAGTTGTCAGAAGAAGAAAAACAGAAGATGCATCACTCGGCAGAAGTGTTGTTGAAAACGATGGAACCTGTCTTATAA
- a CDS encoding rhomboid family intramembrane serine protease encodes MTEPACFWEDVYRTVETGGRIEGILEPSRALLLFDTKAGDVYHLYIRTDKAWANHVAMDVEAVMNSFRLARIGREKLYVHIYGDPLVDEERLSSLTFPIAAKVKLEMRPCGQAEESYRPRAVALDQKRKNELKQRFAFGKPQLVYGLMFVTFLVMWFAESIGSTLDPNTLIRFGAKVNPLIDAGEWWRLVTPMFLHIGWFHFAINMFALWSLGPLVERMYGSSRFVTIYLLAGVIATVASYAFSEAISAGASGALFGLVGALLYFGLRDRSLFMKTLGPPLFIMLGLNVGLAFVLGASLDHSAHAGGLVGGFLMAGVVGLPDEHVKKRRLLFTVIVLVASGALFWFGYNR; translated from the coding sequence ATGACTGAGCCAGCTTGTTTTTGGGAAGACGTGTATCGCACCGTCGAGACGGGAGGACGGATTGAGGGGATCTTGGAACCGTCGCGCGCGCTCTTATTGTTCGATACGAAAGCCGGGGACGTCTATCACCTCTACATACGGACGGACAAAGCCTGGGCGAACCATGTCGCCATGGACGTCGAGGCGGTCATGAATTCGTTTCGCTTGGCCCGCATCGGCCGTGAGAAACTGTACGTTCACATTTACGGCGACCCGCTCGTCGATGAGGAGCGCCTATCGTCCCTCACGTTCCCGATCGCGGCAAAAGTGAAGCTCGAGATGAGGCCGTGCGGTCAAGCGGAAGAGTCGTACCGACCACGCGCCGTCGCGCTCGACCAAAAACGAAAGAACGAACTGAAGCAACGGTTCGCCTTTGGGAAACCACAGCTCGTCTATGGGCTCATGTTCGTGACGTTCCTCGTCATGTGGTTCGCCGAATCGATTGGTTCGACGCTCGATCCGAATACGCTTATTCGCTTCGGGGCGAAAGTCAATCCTCTCATCGATGCGGGGGAATGGTGGCGTTTGGTCACACCGATGTTCCTCCACATCGGCTGGTTCCATTTTGCGATCAATATGTTCGCGCTTTGGTCGCTCGGTCCGCTCGTCGAACGGATGTACGGCTCGTCCCGCTTCGTCACCATCTATTTGTTAGCAGGCGTCATCGCCACGGTCGCCTCGTACGCGTTCAGTGAAGCCATCTCGGCCGGGGCATCGGGGGCGCTGTTCGGGCTTGTCGGGGCGCTGCTTTATTTCGGCCTCCGCGACCGCTCCTTATTTATGAAGACGCTCGGCCCGCCGCTGTTTATTATGTTAGGATTAAACGTAGGACTCGCTTTCGTCCTTGGCGCTAGTTTGGACCACTCCGCACACGCGGGGGGTCTTGTCGGGGGCTTTCTGATGGCGGGAGTGGTCGGCTTGCCGGATGAACATGTGAAAAAGCGCCGTCTGTTGTTTACGGTGATCGTGCTCGTGGCATCCGGAGCGTTATTCTGGTTCGGCTATAATCGATGA
- a CDS encoding YqgQ family protein — protein MKNFYDVQQFLKTFGTIIYIGERDAEIGLMMMELDELHAGGMIEQREYDTAKIILTHELKNSRD, from the coding sequence ATGAAAAACTTTTATGATGTCCAACAGTTTTTGAAAACGTTTGGGACGATCATTTATATCGGTGAACGCGACGCTGAAATCGGGCTCATGATGATGGAACTCGACGAATTGCACGCCGGTGGGATGATCGAACAACGAGAGTACGACACGGCCAAAATCATTTTGACGCATGAATTGAAAAATTCAAGAGATTGA
- the rpmG gene encoding 50S ribosomal protein L33 has translation MGVKDMRVKITLACTETGDRTYITKKNKRNNPERLELRKYNPRLRRHTLYREVK, from the coding sequence ATGGGAGTGAAAGATATGCGCGTTAAAATCACACTAGCTTGCACAGAAACAGGCGATCGCACGTACATCACGAAGAAAAACAAACGTAACAACCCAGAGCGCCTCGAATTGCGCAAATACAACCCACGTCTCCGTCGTCACACGCTTTACCGCGAAGTGAAATAA
- a CDS encoding DUF92 domain-containing protein translates to MLAIFLVTCLVAFAGYRLRSLTISGAVLTVVTGTVIGYGFGWFGLYLLGVFFSTSSLASKYRSRDKEPVDEIVEKSGPRDFVQVLANGGVGMATALGMILAPNDAWLFAYIASIAAATSDTWGSEFGVLAKQKPRSVLTFREVEPGTSGGVSPFGTFMSVAGAAVIIGASLPLIDISLAFAGLLIALGLTGSVVDTLLGATVQRKFRCRVCGKLTEKRVHHHEPTSYISGWRFLGNDAVNFLAIASAATISFLLLR, encoded by the coding sequence ATGCTCGCAATCTTTCTCGTAACTTGTCTGGTAGCCTTTGCCGGCTATCGGCTGCGCTCATTGACCATCTCCGGCGCCGTCTTGACGGTTGTGACGGGGACGGTCATCGGGTACGGCTTCGGTTGGTTCGGACTGTATCTGCTCGGTGTCTTCTTCTCGACGTCATCGCTCGCCTCGAAATACCGTTCCCGCGACAAAGAACCCGTCGATGAGATCGTTGAGAAATCAGGGCCTCGCGACTTCGTTCAAGTGCTCGCCAACGGTGGCGTCGGGATGGCGACGGCGCTCGGGATGATTCTCGCGCCGAACGATGCCTGGTTGTTCGCGTATATTGCCTCGATTGCGGCGGCGACGAGTGATACGTGGGGCTCCGAGTTCGGGGTCCTCGCCAAACAAAAACCACGTTCCGTCTTAACGTTCCGTGAAGTGGAACCGGGAACGAGCGGCGGGGTGTCTCCGTTCGGAACGTTCATGTCGGTGGCCGGGGCAGCGGTCATCATCGGCGCGTCGCTACCATTGATCGATATCAGCTTGGCGTTCGCCGGCTTGTTGATCGCTCTCGGACTGACCGGGAGCGTCGTCGACACACTCCTCGGGGCGACGGTCCAACGCAAGTTTAGATGCCGGGTATGCGGCAAGTTGACCGAGAAGAGAGTCCATCATCATGAGCCGACGTCTTACATATCAGGCTGGCGCTTTCTCGGCAATGACGCCGTCAACTTTTTGGCGATCGCCTCGGCCGCGACGATTAGTTTTCTCTTGCTTCGATAA
- a CDS encoding M42 family metallopeptidase: MIETLKQLVEIPSPSGMTDEAIGFVEQELTNLGVATKRLNKGALLATFEGKSPGARLLTAHVDTLGAMVKDILPSGRLRLTQVGGYAWTAIEGENCLVHAEAGEPVEGTILIHQSSVHVYKDTNNAERTSSNIEVRLDADVHSAEEVRALGIEVGDFVSFDPRFRRTNAGYIKSRHLDDKASVAILLDLATDLVDADLPHPVHYLISNYEEVGFGGNAGIPEAVTEYIAVDMGALGDGQHSDEYTVSICAKDSSGPYDLGLRRQFTALCREHGIAHKVDIYPYYGSDASAAIRAGYDVRHALVGPGIESSHSYERTHTKSLEATRELLYRYVLTTMGDER, translated from the coding sequence ATGATTGAAACGTTGAAGCAACTGGTTGAAATTCCAAGTCCGTCGGGCATGACGGATGAGGCGATCGGCTTCGTGGAGCAAGAACTCACGAATCTCGGCGTCGCCACGAAACGCTTAAATAAAGGGGCGCTCCTGGCGACGTTTGAAGGGAAGTCGCCAGGAGCGCGTCTGTTAACGGCCCACGTCGATACGCTCGGGGCGATGGTGAAAGACATCTTGCCGAGTGGCCGTCTGCGATTGACGCAAGTCGGAGGTTACGCCTGGACCGCCATCGAAGGGGAAAACTGCCTGGTCCATGCGGAGGCGGGCGAGCCCGTCGAAGGGACGATTCTCATCCACCAGTCGAGTGTTCACGTCTATAAAGACACGAACAACGCGGAGCGAACTTCGTCAAACATCGAGGTACGACTGGACGCCGATGTCCATTCGGCTGAAGAAGTGCGTGCCCTTGGCATCGAGGTCGGGGACTTCGTCTCGTTCGACCCACGCTTCCGCCGGACGAACGCAGGCTATATCAAATCACGACACCTCGACGACAAGGCATCTGTCGCCATCTTGCTCGATTTGGCGACAGACCTGGTCGACGCCGACTTGCCGCATCCGGTCCACTACTTGATCTCGAACTATGAAGAGGTTGGATTCGGGGGCAACGCCGGGATCCCGGAAGCAGTGACGGAATATATCGCTGTCGATATGGGGGCGCTCGGCGATGGACAGCATTCGGATGAGTACACGGTATCGATTTGTGCGAAAGATTCGTCCGGGCCATATGATCTCGGGTTACGCCGTCAGTTCACCGCATTGTGTCGGGAACACGGTATTGCCCACAAGGTCGATATTTACCCGTATTATGGTTCTGATGCTTCGGCGGCGATTCGGGCCGGCTATGATGTGCGCCACGCCCTCGTCGGACCAGGCATCGAGTCGAGTCACAGCTATGAACGGACGCATACCAAATCGCTCGAGGCGACACGGGAACTGCTCTATCGTTATGTGCTCACGACGATGGGAGACGAACGATGA
- a CDS encoding 5-formyltetrahydrofolate cyclo-ligase: MIAKQELRKEVHANIRALADRGDRDETIIHTVLSLPVWQQAHTVALTLSLELEVSTRPLIEAALEAGKSVLVPKVTKQGLTFHQIKTFSDLEPGVMGILEPTTMESDLGIDVCIVPGRVFNRSGYRIGWGGGYYDRFLATYEGVTISLAYDVQLLDTIPVEPHDIPVEFIVTERETILCSQSFS; the protein is encoded by the coding sequence ATGATAGCTAAACAAGAACTGCGTAAAGAGGTTCATGCGAACATTCGCGCGCTCGCCGATCGCGGCGATCGTGACGAAACGATTATACATACCGTACTGTCGCTCCCAGTTTGGCAACAAGCGCATACGGTCGCACTCACGTTGTCGCTCGAACTTGAAGTGAGTACACGCCCGCTCATCGAGGCGGCTTTAGAAGCAGGAAAATCGGTGCTCGTGCCGAAAGTAACGAAACAGGGGCTCACATTTCACCAAATCAAGACGTTCAGTGACCTCGAGCCGGGGGTGATGGGCATACTCGAACCGACGACCATGGAATCAGACCTCGGCATCGATGTATGTATCGTCCCGGGACGTGTCTTTAACCGGTCTGGGTATCGGATCGGCTGGGGCGGTGGGTATTACGATCGTTTTTTAGCGACGTATGAAGGTGTCACTATCTCGTTGGCCTATGATGTCCAACTGCTCGATACGATTCCGGTCGAGCCACACGACATTCCTGTCGAATTTATCGTGACGGAAAGGGAAACGATTCTATGCTCGCAATCTTTCTCGTAA